Proteins encoded by one window of Manihot esculenta cultivar AM560-2 chromosome 10, M.esculenta_v8, whole genome shotgun sequence:
- the LOC110624880 gene encoding uncharacterized protein LOC110624880 isoform X1 → MAGHVHMVASFLVVFLITPWTHAGNRSSLSQQKLEVKNHLKNLNKPPVKSIKSPDGDIIDCVHITHQPAFDHPLIKNHKIQMRPNFYPEGLLSGSKVPSNSEEESKLTTQLWHLNGRCPEETIPIRRTKKNDILRANSLERFGKKRPLAAPQPKNAEPDLISQSGHQHAIVYVEGDKYYGAKATINVWEPKIQQPNEFSLSQIWILGGSFGEDLNSIEAGWQVSPDLYGDNRTRLFTYWTSDAYQATGCYNLLCSGFIQINNQIAIGASIYPVSGYDGSQYDISLLIWKDPKEGNWWIQFGNSYVLGYWPASLFSYLADSATMIEWGGEIVNSEFDGQHSTTQMGSGHFPEEGFGKAGYFKNIQIVDGSNNLRPPKDLNTFTEQSNCYNVGNDNDGDWGNYFFYGGPGRNPNCP, encoded by the exons ATGGCAGGGCACGTACACATGGTGGCCTCTTTCTTGGTGGTGTTTTTAATCACACCATGGACACACGCTGGGAATAGAAGCAGCTTGTCTCAGCAGAAGCTGGAGGTTAAGAACCACTTGAAGAACTTAAACAAGCCTCCAGTTAAATCCATCAAG AGTCCAGATGGGGACATAATCGACTGTGTTCATATCACCCACCAACCTGCTTTTGATCATCCTTTGatcaaaaaccataaaattcag ATGAGACCGAACTTCTACCCAGAAGGGCTTctcagtgggagcaaggttccTTCAAATTCTGAGGAAGAATCAAAGCTCACTACCCAGTTATGGCACTTGAATGGAAGATGCCCAGAAGAAACAATTCCCATCAGAAGAACgaaaaaaaatgatatattaAGAGCAAACTCTCTCGAAAGATTTGGCAAGAAGAGGCCCCTCGCTGCCCCTCAACCCAAAAACGCAGAACCTGACCTCATTAGCCAAAGTGGCCATCAG CATGCAATAGTTTATGTGGAAGGAGACAAGTATTATGGAGCCAAGGCAACAATAAATGTGTGGGAGCCCAAAATACAACAGCCTAATGAGTTCAGCTTATCTCAAATCTGGATCTTAGGAGGTTCATTTGGTGAAGATCTTAATAGCATTGAAGCTGGCTGGCAG gtcAGTCCAGATTTATATGGAGATAACAGAACTAGACTCTTCACTTATTGGACG AGCGATGCATATCAAGCCACGGGTTGCTACAATCTCCTTTGTTCAGGCTTTATTCAAATCAATAATCAAATAGCAATAGGTGCAAGCATCTATCCTGTTTCCGGCTACGATGGCTCCCAATATGATATCAGCCTACTCATTTGGAAG GACCCAAAAGAAGGTAACTGGTGGATACAATTTGGGAATAGCTATGTGCTAGGATATTGGCCAGCTTCGCTATTCTCCTACCTAGCTGACAGTGCTACAATGATTGAGTGGGGTGGTGAGATTGTAAACTCAGAATTCGATGGGCAGCACTCCACTACACAAATGGGAAGCGGCCATTTCCCTGAAGAAGGATTTGGAAAAGCTGGTTACTTCAAGAATATCCAAATTGTTGATGGATCCAATAATCTCAGGCCTCCCAAAGACCTTAACACTTTTACTGAACAATCCAACTGCTATAATGTTGGAAATGACAACGATGGTGATTGGGGCAACTACTTTTTCTATGGTGGTCCTGGCAGAAATCCCAACTGCCCGTGA
- the LOC110624535 gene encoding beta-hexosaminidase 2 — protein MRLLVILVSYMLTWGLFSSFVPTSASAGINLWPKPTSLSWPHPQATFLSPTFSISSPNHPHLYPAVNRYLLQILTEHHQPLIDPAVNLSNSSPPLQILAIAVADLSAPLHHGVNETYSLFIPSAGHTANLTAQTVWGAMRGLETFFQLVWGDPSRVPVGLYLWDSPLFAHRGVMLDTSRNYYAVEDLLRTIGAMSANKLNVFHWHITDSHSFPLVLPSVPELAAKGSYGPNMQYSPVDVATIVQFGLEHGVRVIPEIDTPGHTGSWAEAYPDIVTCAGMFWWPAGSEWADRLASEPGTGHLNPLNPKTYEVLKNVIADTVTLFPEPFYHAGADEIIPGCWKADPTIKSFLSDNGTLSQLLENFVKSTLPYIVSLNRTVVYWEDILLDDNVKVDASVLLPEHTILQTWNNGPNNTKLIVSAGYRAIVSSSEFYYLDCGHGDFLGNDSQYNQPPTGGDTGNGGSWCGPFKTWQTIYNYDITYGLSQEEAKLVLGGEVALWSEQADPTVLDARIWPRASAMAETLWSGNRDETGRKRYAEAMDRLNEWRYRMVSRGIGAEPLQPLWCTRNPGMCNTVHPFV, from the exons ATGAGGTTACTTGTCATCCTCGTAAGCTACATGTTGACATGGGGTCTCTTTTCCTCCTTTGTACCAACTTCTGCATCTGCAGGGATCAACCTGTGGCCAAAGCCTACTTCTTTGTCATGGCCTCATCCACAGGCCACTTTTCTCTCCCCAACTTtctccatctcatcccccaacCACCCTCACCTCTACCCCGCGGTCAACCGCTATCTCCTTCAAATTTTAACAGAGCACCATCAACCTCTCATAGATCCCGCCGTCAATCTCTCTAACTCATCCCCTCCCTTGCAGATTCTCGCCATCGCCGTAGCCGATCTTTCCGCCCCACTTCATCATGGTGTCAATGAAACTTATAGCCTTTTCATCCCCAGTGCAGGGCACACCGCTAATCTGACGGCTCAGACTGTGTGGGGAGCAATGAGGGGTCTGGAGACATTCTTCCAATTGGTGTGGGGTGATCCCTCTCGCGTGCCAGTGGGGCTCTACCTATGGGACTCGCCGCTCTTCGCCCACAGAGGGGTTATGTTGGATACCTCCAGGAATTACTATGCCGTGGAGGACTTATTGAGAACTATTGGGGCCATGAGTGCTAATAAATTGAATGTGTTCCACTGGCACATTACAGATTCCCATTCGTTTCCTTTGGTGCTACCATCTGTGCCTGAACTTGCAGCCAAGGGTTCTTATGGGCCAAATATGCAGTACTCCCCGGTGGATGTTGCAACCATTGTTCAGTTTGGTTTGGAACATGGGGTTAGGGTTATACCAGAAATCGATACTCCTG GACATACAGGATCGTGGGCTGAAGCATACCCAGATATTGTGACATGCGCAGGCATGTTTTGGTGGCCAGCTGGAAGTGAATGGGCTGACCGACTTGCATCTGAACCAGGAACTGGCCATCTAAACCCACTGAACCCCAAGACCTATGAAGTCCTAAAAAATGTCATTGCTGATACCGTCACCTTATTTCCTGAACCATTTTaccatgctggagctgatgaAATCATCCCAGGTTGTTGGAAAGCTGACCCAACTATTAAGTCTTTCCTATCTGATAATGGAACCCTCAGTCAGCTACTAGAGAACTTTGTCAAATCAACCTTGCCTTATATTGTATCACTCAATCGCACTGTGGTGTACTGGGAGGATATTTTGTTGGATGACAATGTCAAGGTGGATGCGTCAGTGCTTCTGCCTGAGCATACAATCCTTCAAACATGGAACAATGGTCCAAACAATACAAAACTGATTGTTTCTGCTGGTTACAGGGCTATTGTGTCATCCTCAGAATTCTATTATTTAGATTGTGGGCATGGCGACTTTCTGGGAAATGACAGTCAATATAATCAGCCACCAACAGGTGGTGATACTGGGAATGGCGGATCATGGTGTGGACCATTCAAAACATGGCAAACCATATATAATTATGACATAACATATGGATTGAGCCAAGAAGAGGCCAAATTGGTACTTGGAGGAGAAGTGGCATTATGGTCAGAGCAAGCGGATCCAACAGTTTTGGATGCACGGATTTGGCCTAGAGCTTCAGCAATGGCAGAGACTTTGTGGTCAGGAAATAGGGATGAGACAGGCAGGAAGAGGTATGCTGAGGCAATGGATCGTTTAAATGAGTGGAGGTACAGAATGGTTAGCAGAGGAATTGGCGCTGAACCTCTTCAGCCACTTTGGTGCACTAGGAACCCAGGCATGTGTAATACAGTTCATCCATTTGTTTAG
- the LOC110624880 gene encoding uncharacterized protein LOC110624880 isoform X2, with protein sequence MAGHVHMVASFLVVFLITPWTHAGNRSSLSQQKLEVKNHLKNLNKPPVKSIKSPDGDIIDCVHITHQPAFDHPLIKNHKIQMRPNFYPEGLLSGSKVPSNSEEESKLTTQLWHLNGRCPEETIPIRRTKKNDILRANSLERFGKKRPLAAPQPKNAEPDLISQSGHQHAIVYVEGDKYYGAKATINVWEPKIQQPNEFSLSQIWILGGSFGEDLNSIEAGWQSDAYQATGCYNLLCSGFIQINNQIAIGASIYPVSGYDGSQYDISLLIWKDPKEGNWWIQFGNSYVLGYWPASLFSYLADSATMIEWGGEIVNSEFDGQHSTTQMGSGHFPEEGFGKAGYFKNIQIVDGSNNLRPPKDLNTFTEQSNCYNVGNDNDGDWGNYFFYGGPGRNPNCP encoded by the exons ATGGCAGGGCACGTACACATGGTGGCCTCTTTCTTGGTGGTGTTTTTAATCACACCATGGACACACGCTGGGAATAGAAGCAGCTTGTCTCAGCAGAAGCTGGAGGTTAAGAACCACTTGAAGAACTTAAACAAGCCTCCAGTTAAATCCATCAAG AGTCCAGATGGGGACATAATCGACTGTGTTCATATCACCCACCAACCTGCTTTTGATCATCCTTTGatcaaaaaccataaaattcag ATGAGACCGAACTTCTACCCAGAAGGGCTTctcagtgggagcaaggttccTTCAAATTCTGAGGAAGAATCAAAGCTCACTACCCAGTTATGGCACTTGAATGGAAGATGCCCAGAAGAAACAATTCCCATCAGAAGAACgaaaaaaaatgatatattaAGAGCAAACTCTCTCGAAAGATTTGGCAAGAAGAGGCCCCTCGCTGCCCCTCAACCCAAAAACGCAGAACCTGACCTCATTAGCCAAAGTGGCCATCAG CATGCAATAGTTTATGTGGAAGGAGACAAGTATTATGGAGCCAAGGCAACAATAAATGTGTGGGAGCCCAAAATACAACAGCCTAATGAGTTCAGCTTATCTCAAATCTGGATCTTAGGAGGTTCATTTGGTGAAGATCTTAATAGCATTGAAGCTGGCTGGCAG AGCGATGCATATCAAGCCACGGGTTGCTACAATCTCCTTTGTTCAGGCTTTATTCAAATCAATAATCAAATAGCAATAGGTGCAAGCATCTATCCTGTTTCCGGCTACGATGGCTCCCAATATGATATCAGCCTACTCATTTGGAAG GACCCAAAAGAAGGTAACTGGTGGATACAATTTGGGAATAGCTATGTGCTAGGATATTGGCCAGCTTCGCTATTCTCCTACCTAGCTGACAGTGCTACAATGATTGAGTGGGGTGGTGAGATTGTAAACTCAGAATTCGATGGGCAGCACTCCACTACACAAATGGGAAGCGGCCATTTCCCTGAAGAAGGATTTGGAAAAGCTGGTTACTTCAAGAATATCCAAATTGTTGATGGATCCAATAATCTCAGGCCTCCCAAAGACCTTAACACTTTTACTGAACAATCCAACTGCTATAATGTTGGAAATGACAACGATGGTGATTGGGGCAACTACTTTTTCTATGGTGGTCCTGGCAGAAATCCCAACTGCCCGTGA